In Haliaeetus albicilla chromosome 30, bHalAlb1.1, whole genome shotgun sequence, a single genomic region encodes these proteins:
- the LOC138682997 gene encoding olfactory receptor 14C36-like, protein MSNSSSITQFLLLAFADTRELQLLHFWLFLAIYLAALLGNGLIITAIACDHHLHTPMYFFLLNLSLLDLGTISTTVPKAMANSLWDTRAISYAGCAAQVFLFVFLMSAEYFLLTVMAYDRYVAICKPLHYGTVLGSRACVHMAAAALGTVFLYAVLHTANTFSVPLCRGNAVDQFFCEIPQILKLTCSDAYLREAGVLVFAVCLAVGCFVFIVLSYGQIFRAVLRIPSEQGRHKAFSTSVPHLVVVSLFVSTATFAYLKPPSISSPSLDLLVAVLYSVVPPALNPLIYGMRNHEIKDALRKLITGYC, encoded by the coding sequence atgtccaacagcagctccatcacccagttcctcctcctggcatttgcagacacgcgggagctgcagctcttgcacttctggctcttcctggccatctacctggctgccctcctgggcaaCGGCCTCATCATCACTGCCATAGCCTgtgaccaccacctccacacacccatgtacttcttcctcctcaatcTCTCCCTCCTTGACCTGGGcaccatctccaccactgtccccaaagccatggccaactccctgtgggacaccagggccatctcctatgcaggatgtgctgcacaggtctttctgtttgtctttttgatgtcagcagagtattttcttctcactgtcatggcctacgaccgctacgttgccatctgcaaacccctgcactacgggaccGTCCTGGGCAGtagagcttgtgtccacatggcagcagctgccttggGCACTGTTTTCCtctatgctgtgctgcacactgccaatacattttcagtacCCCTCTGCCgaggcaatgctgtggaccagttcttctgcgaaatcccccagatcctcaagctcaCCTGCTCAGATGCCTACCTCAGGGAAGCTGGGGTACTTGTATTTGCTGTCTGTTTAGCTGttggatgttttgttttcattgtgctgtcctatgggcagatcttcagggctgtgctgaggatcccctctgagcagggaaggcacaaagccttttccaccaGCGTCCCTCACCTCGTCGTGGTCTCCTTGTTTGTAAGTACTGCCAcgtttgcctacctgaagcccccctccatctcttccccatccctggacctgctggtggcagttctgtactcagtggtgcctccagccttgaaccccctcatctacgGCATGAGAAACCATGAGATCAAGGATGCCCTGAGAAAACTAATCACTGGATACTGTTGA